One window of the Alphaproteobacteria bacterium genome contains the following:
- a CDS encoding PAS domain-containing sensor histidine kinase: MTEALTIDTEGWSLIGVPIWVFDLDHHRVLWGNEAAVEFWRAESLAELQARDMSNVSDVTHSRLREYADRFSRDESVDAAWTLYPKGEPVTVRLRCCGVPQADGRTAMLVHAIDLDELAPEQVDRSEELRQARDQLAQAEARFRAFAEAGSDWLWETDENHRFVYYSSSVFNYYGYPLDEVLGVTRLELMQDIGVESRNEEFEEKWRHHMEDLEACRPFRDLEYVFKTGAGEIGHASISGHPIFDETQNFMGYRGTGRDITKRVEAERYAQELLSERDIAITANAVTNQFLATMSHELRTPLNAIIGFSEVMTKELVGPMENKSYKGYATDILDSAQHLLSVVEDLLNVSCLDIADDNLDIERIAAGRFVSDVFRLTRSLAEQRGIKLMGRTPDPGFELDIDLRALRQVMFNLLSNAFKFTPRGGSVEVSCIRVGGGAADITVRDTGCGIDEAELPRLFEPFRTIDPLVARENGGAGLGLWICKRIIDAHGGEITVTSTPGQGTAVTVCVPGRGDARRPLQST, encoded by the coding sequence ATGACGGAAGCACTTACGATCGATACCGAAGGCTGGTCTTTGATTGGTGTCCCCATCTGGGTTTTCGATCTGGATCATCATCGGGTCTTGTGGGGCAACGAAGCTGCGGTTGAATTCTGGCGGGCGGAATCCCTCGCGGAGTTGCAAGCGCGTGATATGTCCAATGTCTCGGATGTAACCCATTCGCGATTGCGCGAATATGCCGACCGTTTCTCGCGGGACGAGAGCGTGGATGCGGCCTGGACGCTTTATCCGAAGGGTGAGCCGGTGACCGTTCGTTTGCGTTGTTGCGGTGTTCCGCAGGCCGATGGCCGAACGGCGATGCTGGTGCATGCGATTGATCTGGACGAGCTGGCGCCAGAACAGGTTGATCGGTCGGAAGAGTTGCGCCAGGCGCGGGATCAGTTGGCGCAGGCAGAGGCGCGATTTCGCGCCTTCGCGGAAGCCGGGTCCGACTGGTTGTGGGAGACCGATGAAAACCACCGATTCGTCTACTACTCGTCCTCGGTCTTCAACTATTACGGCTATCCGCTGGACGAAGTCCTCGGTGTCACGCGGCTGGAATTGATGCAGGACATCGGCGTGGAATCGCGGAATGAGGAATTCGAGGAAAAATGGCGGCACCACATGGAAGATCTCGAAGCCTGCCGACCGTTCCGCGACCTCGAATATGTCTTCAAGACGGGAGCCGGGGAAATCGGACACGCCTCTATTTCCGGGCACCCGATTTTCGACGAGACACAGAACTTCATGGGGTATCGCGGGACGGGGCGGGATATCACCAAGCGGGTCGAGGCGGAGCGTTATGCCCAGGAGTTGCTGAGCGAACGTGATATCGCGATCACGGCAAACGCTGTCACCAACCAGTTTCTCGCGACGATGAGTCATGAGTTGCGGACGCCCCTCAACGCGATTATCGGATTCTCGGAAGTCATGACCAAGGAACTGGTCGGCCCGATGGAGAACAAGAGCTACAAGGGATACGCGACGGACATTCTCGACAGTGCGCAGCATTTGCTGTCGGTGGTGGAAGACCTTCTGAACGTTTCGTGTCTCGATATTGCAGACGACAATCTCGATATCGAGAGGATCGCCGCCGGTCGCTTTGTGTCGGATGTTTTCCGGCTGACCCGCAGTCTCGCCGAGCAGCGCGGCATCAAACTCATGGGCAGAACACCCGATCCGGGATTCGAACTCGATATCGATCTCCGTGCGCTGCGTCAGGTGATGTTCAATCTTCTTTCCAACGCCTTCAAGTTCACACCGCGCGGCGGAAGTGTGGAAGTCTCATGCATCCGCGTTGGCGGCGGTGCGGCGGATATCACTGTCAGGGATACGGGCTGTGGCATAGATGAAGCCGAGTTGCCGCGGCTCTTCGAACCGTTTCGAACGATCGACCCGCTTGTCGCGCGCGAGAATGGCGGCGCGGGCCTCGGGCTCTGGATCTGCAAGCGGATTATCGATGCGCATGGGGGAGAGATTACCGTCACCAGCACCCCCGGCCAGGGAACGGCCGTGACGGTCTGTGTCCCCGGGCGCGGCGACGCACGACGGCCGCTTCAATCGACCTAG
- a CDS encoding YciI family protein — MSDEKITGYQPDDPRYGLTPDELAQYYRDKPAQWVIVAWDKPGQADARAANLEAQKAYAKSLGDQLIGYGHIVGDDDESDIRATAWFVELGGREFAEAFAADDPLAKAGVYDRTDVRRWSNSFIKRQADYARKGEQQFLYFGWKIPDAAPFIAVHLKAHEDFFKAHEDRFIFRGPLRSPDGTENVGSALMIELPDRAAADEFWANEPFSANGGYQDDFQIYRWVFGD, encoded by the coding sequence ATGAGCGACGAAAAAATCACCGGCTATCAGCCCGACGACCCGCGTTACGGGCTGACGCCGGATGAACTGGCGCAATATTATCGCGACAAGCCCGCACAATGGGTCATCGTCGCCTGGGACAAGCCCGGCCAGGCCGATGCCCGCGCCGCCAACCTCGAAGCCCAGAAGGCCTATGCCAAGTCACTCGGTGACCAGCTGATCGGCTACGGCCATATCGTCGGCGACGATGACGAAAGCGATATCCGGGCGACGGCGTGGTTCGTCGAGCTCGGCGGCCGGGAATTCGCGGAGGCCTTTGCGGCCGACGACCCTCTGGCGAAGGCCGGGGTCTATGACCGGACAGACGTTCGCCGCTGGTCGAACAGTTTTATCAAGCGCCAGGCCGACTACGCGCGCAAGGGTGAACAGCAGTTCCTGTATTTCGGCTGGAAGATTCCCGATGCCGCGCCGTTCATCGCCGTGCATCTGAAAGCCCATGAGGATTTCTTCAAGGCCCATGAGGACCGTTTCATTTTCCGTGGCCCTCTGCGGTCACCGGATGGAACCGAGAATGTGGGCTCGGCGCTGATGATCGAGTTGCCCGACCGTGCCGCCGCCGATGAATTCTGGGCGAATGAGCCGTTTTCCGCGAATGGCGGTTATCAGGACGATTTCCAGATCTATCGCTGGGTGTTCGGGGATTAG
- a CDS encoding histidine phosphotransferase family protein: protein MEPTIELRVAELLASRLCHDLISPVGAVNSGIELLTEFGDDPDGENMALITSSARTASDKLLFFRIAYGNAGSGTNIPLADGLNLIAPVCVNQRTETVIDDSSAGAMPGAGAVKLLLCVALMAGECLPRGGTLTVRVGPDMALDITAAGDGARIGEGEQAALDGTFDVDDLDPKTAHAYFTHCVRQRVAVDVVVSTAADRVNFTAQLPVAL from the coding sequence ATGGAACCGACAATTGAATTGCGGGTGGCCGAACTTCTCGCGTCGCGTCTGTGTCACGACCTGATCAGCCCCGTGGGCGCGGTGAACAGCGGCATCGAGTTGCTGACCGAGTTCGGTGACGACCCCGACGGCGAGAACATGGCGTTGATCACCAGCAGCGCGCGCACGGCGTCCGACAAGCTTCTGTTCTTCCGGATCGCCTATGGCAATGCCGGTTCGGGCACGAATATTCCGCTGGCGGACGGGCTGAATCTCATCGCGCCTGTTTGCGTCAACCAGCGAACCGAGACCGTGATCGACGATTCGAGCGCCGGTGCGATGCCCGGGGCGGGCGCGGTCAAGCTGCTGCTCTGCGTCGCGCTGATGGCCGGTGAATGCCTGCCGCGCGGCGGCACACTCACGGTACGGGTCGGGCCGGACATGGCGCTGGATATCACGGCGGCCGGCGACGGCGCGCGCATCGGTGAGGGAGAACAGGCCGCGCTTGACGGTACGTTCGATGTCGATGACCTCGATCCGAAAACGGCACATGCGTATTTCACGCATTGTGTGCGCCAGCGCGTGGCGGTCGATGTCGTGGTTTCGACCGCAGCGGACCGGGTGAATTTCACGGCGCAGCTGCCGGTCGCGCTCTGA
- a CDS encoding MinD/ParA family protein gives MTDIGLQQESMPALSSEPRKNLRRIAIASGKGGVGKTWFSSTLAHSFALKGRHTLLFDGDLGLANVDIQLGIAPQTDLSEVLAGRARIEDAVTADVAKNLDVIAGSSGTASLASLPQARLDRLLADLDIVSENYDRVILDLGAGVDNMVRTLAASADTILVVTTAEPTALTDAYAFVKVMKMREPDKDLRVVVNQAASTAEGERVYQTLSKACEKFLGSTPPLAGIIRIDRLVTESIRNQTLMMTRHPTSAAAADVEKIAKSLRQYF, from the coding sequence ATGACCGATATTGGCTTGCAACAGGAATCCATGCCGGCGCTTAGCTCCGAACCCCGCAAAAACTTGCGGCGGATTGCGATCGCGTCGGGTAAAGGCGGCGTCGGCAAGACGTGGTTCTCCTCGACCCTGGCCCACAGTTTTGCGCTGAAGGGGCGGCACACCCTCCTGTTTGACGGCGATCTCGGGCTGGCCAATGTCGATATTCAACTCGGCATCGCCCCCCAGACGGACCTGTCCGAGGTGCTCGCCGGTCGCGCCCGCATCGAAGATGCAGTGACCGCCGACGTCGCGAAGAATCTGGACGTCATTGCCGGCAGTTCGGGCACGGCATCTCTGGCCAGCCTTCCCCAGGCACGGCTGGACCGCCTGCTCGCCGACCTCGATATCGTCAGTGAAAACTATGATCGTGTCATTCTCGATCTGGGGGCCGGCGTGGACAATATGGTTCGCACACTCGCGGCGTCCGCCGACACCATTCTGGTGGTCACAACGGCCGAACCCACTGCGCTCACGGACGCATACGCCTTCGTGAAGGTGATGAAAATGCGCGAGCCGGACAAGGATTTGCGCGTGGTCGTAAACCAGGCAGCCAGCACGGCCGAAGGCGAGCGCGTGTATCAAACGCTTTCGAAGGCCTGCGAAAAGTTTCTCGGCAGCACACCCCCGCTGGCCGGCATTATCCGCATCGACCGCCTGGTTACGGAATCGATCCGCAACCAGACCCTGATGATGACCCGCCACCCGACATCGGCGGCGGCCGCGGATGTAGAGAAAATTGCCAAGAGTCTGCGTCAGTATTTCTAG
- a CDS encoding tetratricopeptide repeat protein, which produces MKPRYFASLAILGFLAALAPAQRGLACDLTCSNNVYYGWRAYQSDNHAEALKYWRDSAAQGSGEAMHGIGTLHLEGKAVPRDMRAAADWFRKGAEAGYWAAKIDYARQLILGDAIEQDIASAALWLRRSVFENGVVNGTVALDQASADIHHEYDSDKYLCWRHPSRIERFTDFVRELVPQNNARNSAEAFGKGDGLLGGRKHVYYFRSTAQTEAYLLHNGATKCGLYEWNPNRKPSSRAVEAHYVDLGWVRRALKAAIILEPAEEIYWIDYARAWAISSLEFPRNLRLATDAWEHVWAMLAGQDPQLRQARLRRLREEFGFSLDRSVLAEIAELHLRQANFDAAFFFASQIYDDWIDGAITEEMDNLAAATGIARGGVPGLEDAKQMVEAVRNRDGRRASWSNAVDREDRHFPWQEFCGTRGRPSEKSIMLVDAMQQLASAASKAGNVYAKYELYQMVRLGQNIRQDAQDYIDYFQNYTCDPDKRIPDFDEVGAYIDDARAAMPIPKLSRVGTLLLAQGEAAADAGNFESARRAYQDLVNSYEPWYPPAYFNRAMAGAAVFGINRDTVEWLQTYLELAPHGERADEARRLIAEWTPMIDGMARQGRNMDGEMVIQPDHAVIEYRETDDNDNTANSFGDNDFD; this is translated from the coding sequence ATGAAACCTAGATATTTCGCCTCTCTGGCGATCCTTGGATTTCTTGCCGCATTGGCCCCCGCACAGCGAGGCCTTGCTTGCGATCTCACCTGTTCAAATAACGTCTACTACGGGTGGCGCGCCTATCAATCTGACAATCATGCCGAAGCACTAAAATATTGGCGGGACTCCGCCGCGCAGGGCAGCGGCGAGGCCATGCACGGCATCGGTACGCTCCACCTTGAAGGCAAAGCTGTCCCCCGAGACATGAGAGCGGCGGCGGATTGGTTCCGGAAAGGCGCCGAAGCCGGTTACTGGGCGGCCAAGATCGACTACGCACGCCAACTGATTTTGGGTGACGCCATCGAGCAGGACATCGCCAGTGCAGCGCTTTGGTTGCGGCGTTCGGTATTCGAGAACGGGGTCGTCAACGGCACTGTTGCGTTGGACCAAGCTTCAGCGGATATCCATCACGAATACGATTCCGACAAATACCTGTGCTGGCGTCATCCATCGCGTATCGAGAGGTTCACCGATTTCGTTCGTGAACTCGTACCCCAAAACAATGCCAGAAATTCAGCCGAAGCATTCGGCAAAGGCGATGGGCTCCTGGGCGGAAGAAAGCACGTCTATTATTTCCGAAGCACGGCACAAACGGAGGCGTACCTGCTGCACAACGGCGCCACAAAGTGCGGTCTGTACGAATGGAATCCAAACCGGAAGCCGTCATCACGTGCCGTCGAAGCCCACTATGTCGATCTTGGATGGGTTCGCCGGGCACTCAAGGCCGCGATTATCCTGGAGCCAGCCGAAGAGATTTACTGGATCGATTATGCGCGGGCGTGGGCGATAAGCTCGCTCGAGTTTCCCCGCAATCTTCGGCTCGCGACCGACGCATGGGAGCATGTGTGGGCCATGCTCGCCGGCCAGGATCCGCAGTTACGGCAAGCCCGGTTGCGTCGGTTGCGCGAGGAGTTTGGGTTTTCGCTCGATCGTAGCGTTCTCGCCGAAATCGCCGAACTTCATCTCCGACAAGCCAATTTCGACGCCGCATTTTTTTTCGCTTCTCAGATTTATGACGACTGGATCGACGGCGCGATCACCGAAGAGATGGACAATCTCGCTGCCGCAACGGGGATTGCGCGCGGCGGCGTCCCGGGTCTCGAGGACGCAAAGCAAATGGTCGAGGCTGTGCGCAACCGTGACGGTCGTCGCGCGTCCTGGTCCAATGCCGTGGACAGGGAAGATCGACACTTCCCCTGGCAGGAGTTCTGCGGCACCCGCGGTCGGCCCAGCGAGAAATCGATCATGCTCGTCGACGCCATGCAGCAGCTGGCCAGTGCTGCATCCAAAGCGGGGAACGTCTACGCCAAGTACGAACTTTATCAGATGGTTCGCCTTGGCCAGAATATCCGACAGGACGCACAGGACTACATCGACTATTTCCAAAACTACACCTGCGATCCGGACAAACGGATACCGGACTTCGATGAAGTGGGAGCGTATATCGACGACGCACGAGCGGCCATGCCCATTCCAAAGCTGTCGCGCGTAGGTACACTGTTGCTCGCCCAGGGAGAAGCGGCGGCTGACGCGGGCAACTTCGAGAGTGCACGACGCGCCTACCAGGACCTCGTGAACTCCTACGAGCCTTGGTATCCGCCGGCCTATTTCAATCGCGCCATGGCCGGCGCGGCGGTCTTCGGTATCAATCGGGACACCGTCGAATGGCTGCAGACCTATCTCGAACTCGCGCCACACGGCGAGCGGGCCGACGAAGCCCGTCGGCTGATCGCGGAGTGGACACCGATGATCGACGGCATGGCCCGCCAGGGCCGAAACATGGATGGCGAAATGGTGATCCAGCCCGACCATGCGGTGATCGAATACCGCGAGACCGACGACAACGACAATACGGCAAACAGTTTCGGCGACAACGACTTCGATTAG
- a CDS encoding GNAT family N-acetyltransferase: MQNEYRLSDELSTIDWWQLANIMADANLFDRKAFDIARAFHGSYTSVFVYKGDTLVAAARATSDGVYYATVFDVVVATQHQGRGVGRLLMEGLLAKLPFERIFLTSVFGKEDFYAKFGFLAQTNAMGLYEGPALTSAVQRGILQANA, encoded by the coding sequence ATGCAGAACGAATACAGACTAAGCGACGAACTCTCGACCATCGACTGGTGGCAGCTGGCCAACATCATGGCCGATGCGAACCTGTTCGACCGCAAGGCGTTCGACATCGCACGCGCCTTTCACGGCAGCTATACCTCGGTCTTCGTATACAAGGGCGACACGCTCGTTGCCGCCGCGCGCGCCACATCCGACGGGGTCTACTACGCGACGGTGTTTGACGTGGTGGTGGCGACACAACATCAGGGACGCGGCGTCGGCCGGTTACTGATGGAGGGACTGCTGGCGAAGCTGCCATTCGAGCGGATATTCCTGACGTCTGTCTTCGGCAAGGAAGATTTCTACGCGAAGTTCGGTTTCCTGGCGCAAACCAACGCGATGGGACTTTATGAAGGGCCGGCACTGACGAGCGCCGTGCAACGCGGTATTCTCCAGGCCAACGCGTGA
- a CDS encoding NAD(P)H-dependent oxidoreductase subunit E, producing the protein MSEQTSQDFHHPGSGRRKAPSHPKGRQVDADALTEVHALLGDAPLHRELLIEHLHVIQDAHHGLSPRHLAALADLMKLSLVEVYEVATFYAHFDVATDDNVKMPAVTVRVCDSLPCMQAGSEKLLAVLETQTADDVRVVSAPCMGRCDHAPVAEVGHRHIDVATPGNVTAAISTGETHPQIEPYQTLDVALKRGAYGIFQSCVSENRTYEMVHGALDKADLRGMGGAGFPVARKWDFVRAEDGARTVVINADEGEPGTFKDRYFLERSPHSILEGALIAAWAVDAESLWIYLRDEYPAAREILRREIAAIEESGMIGPGYIQLRRGAGAYICGEESALIESIEGKRGLPRHRPPYVAQNGVFGQPTLVHNVETVFWVREILESGAAWYKDQGRRGHAGVRAYSVSGRVKNPGVKIAPNGITLNELVEEYCDGMANGHDLRAYLPGGASGGILPASMADLPLAFGSLEEHGAFVGSGAVVVLSQEDDVRAAALNLTQFFEDESCGQCTPCRVGCEKAVKLMQAGDWDADLLGELAQTMRDASICGLGQAAPNPMESVLRYFAD; encoded by the coding sequence ATGAGTGAGCAGACGTCGCAAGACTTCCATCATCCCGGCAGCGGGCGCCGCAAGGCACCATCCCACCCGAAAGGACGACAGGTCGACGCCGACGCGCTCACGGAGGTTCATGCGCTTCTCGGAGACGCGCCGCTGCATCGCGAGCTTCTGATCGAGCATCTGCATGTGATCCAGGACGCCCATCACGGCCTGTCGCCGCGCCATCTCGCGGCACTGGCCGACCTGATGAAACTGTCCCTGGTCGAAGTCTATGAGGTCGCGACCTTCTATGCCCATTTCGATGTCGCGACCGACGACAATGTGAAGATGCCGGCGGTGACGGTGCGCGTCTGCGACAGCCTGCCTTGCATGCAGGCCGGGTCGGAAAAACTGCTGGCCGTGCTTGAAACCCAAACCGCAGACGATGTGCGTGTCGTTAGCGCACCCTGCATGGGCCGCTGCGACCATGCGCCCGTCGCCGAGGTCGGCCACCGGCACATCGACGTCGCCACTCCGGGAAACGTCACCGCGGCCATTTCCACCGGTGAGACCCACCCCCAAATCGAGCCATACCAGACCCTCGATGTCGCCCTGAAGCGCGGCGCCTATGGCATTTTCCAGTCTTGCGTCTCGGAGAACCGAACCTACGAGATGGTCCATGGCGCCCTCGACAAGGCTGACTTGCGCGGCATGGGTGGCGCGGGATTTCCCGTCGCACGAAAATGGGATTTCGTGCGCGCCGAGGACGGCGCGCGGACGGTCGTGATCAACGCCGACGAGGGCGAGCCCGGCACGTTCAAGGACCGCTACTTCCTCGAGCGCTCTCCTCATTCGATTCTCGAAGGAGCGTTGATCGCGGCCTGGGCCGTCGATGCGGAATCTCTCTGGATCTATCTGCGGGACGAGTATCCGGCGGCGCGGGAGATCCTCCGCCGCGAGATCGCGGCAATCGAGGAGTCCGGCATGATCGGACCCGGATACATTCAGCTTCGGCGTGGCGCGGGCGCCTATATCTGCGGCGAAGAAAGCGCGCTGATCGAATCGATCGAGGGTAAACGAGGTTTGCCCCGCCACCGGCCGCCCTATGTGGCCCAGAACGGGGTCTTCGGCCAGCCGACACTCGTACACAATGTCGAAACCGTATTCTGGGTCCGCGAGATCCTGGAGTCCGGGGCGGCCTGGTACAAGGATCAGGGCCGGCGCGGCCACGCCGGCGTGCGGGCCTATTCGGTCTCGGGCCGGGTCAAAAATCCGGGTGTAAAAATCGCGCCCAACGGCATCACCCTGAACGAGCTGGTTGAGGAATATTGCGACGGCATGGCCAACGGTCACGACCTTCGCGCCTACCTTCCCGGCGGGGCCTCGGGGGGCATCCTGCCCGCATCCATGGCCGATCTGCCGCTCGCATTCGGATCACTCGAGGAGCATGGCGCGTTCGTGGGATCCGGGGCGGTAGTGGTGCTATCGCAGGAAGATGATGTCCGCGCGGCAGCGCTGAACCTGACGCAATTCTTCGAGGATGAAAGCTGCGGCCAGTGCACCCCGTGCCGGGTGGGCTGCGAGAAGGCCGTCAAGCTGATGCAGGCGGGCGACTGGGATGCGGACTTGCTCGGCGAGTTGGCCCAGACCATGCGCGACGCCTCGATTTGCGGGCTGGGTCAGGCCGCGCCCAACCCGATGGAGAGCGTGCTCAGATACTTCGCCGACTAG
- the fliI gene encoding flagellar protein export ATPase FliI translates to MVNFRHLLSQVEAIPDCYRHGRVAAVKGMMVEVGGVHRSLSVGGRCNIEKRGGGHVACEVVGFRDDRALLMPFDTLDGVGIGSRAELADPSAMVRPDPSWLGRVVNAMGEAVDGKGAVESGSQAYPLRANPPPAHQRRRVGEKLDLGVRALNTFLTCCRGQRMGIFSGSGVGKSVLMSMLSRYTSADVNVIGLIGERGREVQEFLEDNLGPEGLAKSVVVIATSDESPLMRRQAAYLTLTIAEYFRDQGNEVLCLMDSVTRFAQAQREIGLSAGEPPASKGYTPTVFSELPKLLERAGPGVEGTGNITGLFTVLVEGDDHNEPVADAARGTLDGHIVLERAIAERGRYPAVNVLRSISRTMPDCNSVFENALVRRARALLSRYEDMAEMIRLGAYRHGADPEIDEAIKYYPALESFLSQTIDERCSLDDGYTALGQILEMSSAQEAAPELPPGAQPLSDPGINDPDSIAAAYGSQLPEFGETPPPETSAHMSSLSAGVAPATNDA, encoded by the coding sequence GTGGTTAATTTTCGTCATCTTTTGTCTCAAGTCGAAGCGATTCCCGACTGTTACCGGCATGGGCGTGTCGCGGCCGTCAAGGGAATGATGGTGGAAGTGGGCGGTGTCCATAGGTCGCTTTCAGTGGGCGGTCGCTGCAATATCGAAAAACGTGGTGGCGGGCATGTGGCTTGTGAGGTCGTGGGATTCCGCGATGACAGAGCGCTGCTGATGCCGTTCGACACCCTCGACGGGGTGGGGATCGGATCACGCGCCGAGTTGGCCGATCCGTCCGCGATGGTACGGCCCGACCCCAGCTGGCTTGGGCGCGTCGTGAATGCCATGGGAGAGGCGGTCGACGGTAAAGGCGCAGTTGAGAGCGGGTCACAGGCCTATCCGCTGCGGGCCAATCCGCCGCCGGCACACCAGCGCCGCCGCGTCGGAGAAAAACTCGATCTCGGCGTGCGCGCCCTCAACACTTTCCTCACATGCTGTCGCGGACAACGCATGGGTATTTTCTCGGGCTCCGGCGTCGGCAAGTCGGTGCTGATGTCGATGCTGTCGCGCTACACCAGCGCCGATGTGAACGTCATCGGCCTGATCGGCGAACGCGGCCGCGAAGTGCAGGAGTTTCTCGAAGACAATCTGGGGCCGGAAGGTCTGGCAAAGAGCGTCGTGGTCATCGCGACGTCGGATGAATCCCCGCTCATGCGGCGGCAAGCCGCCTATCTGACATTGACGATCGCCGAATACTTCCGCGACCAGGGTAACGAAGTCCTGTGCCTGATGGACAGCGTGACACGCTTTGCCCAGGCGCAGCGTGAAATTGGTCTGAGTGCGGGTGAGCCGCCGGCCAGCAAGGGCTACACACCGACGGTATTCTCCGAATTGCCGAAACTTCTCGAGCGCGCGGGGCCGGGTGTCGAGGGCACCGGCAATATTACCGGCTTGTTCACGGTTCTCGTCGAAGGCGACGACCACAATGAACCGGTTGCCGATGCGGCGCGCGGAACCCTCGATGGGCATATCGTCCTGGAACGTGCAATCGCGGAGCGCGGGCGCTATCCGGCGGTGAATGTTCTGCGCTCGATTTCGCGGACCATGCCCGACTGCAACAGCGTATTCGAAAATGCACTGGTGCGGCGCGCCCGTGCCTTGCTCTCGCGCTACGAAGACATGGCAGAAATGATACGGCTGGGCGCCTATCGGCACGGCGCCGATCCGGAAATTGACGAGGCGATCAAATACTATCCGGCGCTCGAATCGTTCCTTTCGCAGACCATTGATGAACGTTGCTCACTCGACGATGGCTACACGGCCCTGGGACAGATCCTCGAGATGTCGAGCGCCCAGGAAGCCGCGCCCGAGCTGCCGCCGGGCGCGCAGCCGTTATCCGACCCGGGGATAAACGATCCGGATTCAATCGCCGCGGCCTATGGCTCCCAGCTGCCGGAATTTGGCGAGACACCGCCTCCGGAGACATCGGCCCACATGTCGTCCCTGAGCGCCGGGGTTGCGCCGGCAACGAATGACGCATGA
- a CDS encoding response regulator transcription factor: MRVLLVEDDTATAQSIQMMLKSEGYICDTTDLGEDGLEIGKLYDYDIIILDLMLPDMDGYEVLRRLREARVETPILILSGLNEPDNKIKGLGFGADDYLTKPFDKRELVARVQAIVRRSKGHADSVIHTGLMDVNLDARTVSVEGKPVHLTGKEYGILELLSLRKGTTLTKEMFLNHLYGGMDEPELKIIDVFVCKLRKKLSTATEGDNYIETVWGRGYVLRDPVEEPETKKSKAKAA, encoded by the coding sequence ATGCGTGTTCTATTAGTTGAGGACGATACCGCAACCGCCCAGAGCATCCAGATGATGCTCAAATCCGAAGGGTATATTTGCGACACCACGGATCTCGGCGAAGACGGTCTTGAGATCGGCAAGCTGTATGACTACGACATCATTATCCTGGATTTGATGCTGCCCGACATGGACGGCTACGAAGTCCTGAGACGCCTGCGCGAAGCGCGCGTGGAAACACCGATCCTGATCCTTTCCGGCCTCAACGAGCCGGACAACAAGATCAAGGGCCTCGGGTTCGGCGCCGATGACTATCTGACGAAGCCGTTCGACAAGCGCGAGCTGGTCGCCCGCGTCCAGGCCATCGTGCGCCGCTCCAAGGGGCATGCCGATTCGGTCATTCATACCGGCCTCATGGACGTCAATCTCGATGCCCGGACAGTTTCCGTCGAAGGCAAACCGGTGCATCTCACCGGCAAGGAATATGGCATCCTCGAGCTGCTCAGCCTGCGCAAGGGTACGACGCTGACGAAGGAAATGTTCCTGAATCACCTTTATGGCGGCATGGACGAGCCCGAGCTCAAGATCATCGACGTGTTCGTCTGCAAGCTGCGCAAGAAGCTGTCGACCGCCACCGAAGGCGACAACTACATCGAAACGGTCTGGGGACGCGGCTATGTATTGCGGGACCCGGTCGAAGAACCCGAAACCAAGAAATCCAAGGCGAAGGCCGCATAG
- a CDS encoding flagellar FliJ family protein gives MKSLPTLIRLRKHTLDEARRELTELQRAVDAINQARASLDRELATESATARDDIEASYRYGEYLVTVRERRSMFDQQESELAQRITLAEAGVREAFRDLKQFEIADAQRIESERAAETRKEQLSLDEVALSSFRRQENG, from the coding sequence ATGAAGTCGCTCCCGACCCTGATCCGCCTGCGCAAGCACACGCTGGACGAGGCGCGGCGCGAGTTGACCGAGTTGCAACGGGCCGTGGATGCAATCAACCAGGCGCGCGCAAGCCTCGATCGCGAACTGGCGACTGAGTCGGCGACCGCACGCGACGATATCGAAGCGTCGTACCGGTATGGCGAGTACCTCGTGACCGTGCGCGAGCGGCGCAGCATGTTCGACCAGCAGGAAAGTGAACTTGCCCAGCGGATCACATTGGCGGAGGCCGGCGTGCGCGAAGCGTTTCGGGACCTCAAGCAGTTCGAGATTGCGGACGCACAGCGTATCGAAAGCGAACGCGCCGCAGAGACACGCAAGGAGCAGCTGTCACTCGACGAAGTCGCCCTGTCGTCGTTCCGACGTCAGGAAAACGGTTAG